In Salinisphaera sp. LB1, one genomic interval encodes:
- the gspI gene encoding type II secretion system minor pseudopilin GspI → MKQRAEGFTLIEVLIALAVIAIALVAFVSAGAQNADYATYIHQRTIAQIIARNRLVEYQIAANWPSTGTRSDDVTMAGSPWHWQTTISGTADASVRRADVRVYAVDPDTHQADKNSITLLSGFLTQHQKPTTSTNGHTKTATSGSGS, encoded by the coding sequence GTGAAACAGCGCGCTGAAGGCTTCACGCTGATCGAGGTACTGATTGCGCTGGCGGTCATCGCGATCGCTCTGGTCGCCTTTGTCTCGGCCGGCGCCCAGAATGCGGACTACGCGACGTATATCCATCAGCGCACCATCGCGCAGATTATCGCCCGCAACCGGCTGGTCGAATATCAGATCGCCGCCAACTGGCCGAGCACGGGCACGCGCTCCGACGACGTCACCATGGCCGGAAGCCCGTGGCATTGGCAGACCACCATCAGCGGTACCGCGGATGCCAGCGTGCGTCGCGCCGATGTGCGCGTGTATGCGGTCGATCCGGATACCCACCAGGCGGACAAGAATTCGATCACATTGCTGAGCGGTTTTCTGACCCAGCATCAGAAGCCGACGACGAGCACGAACGGCCATACGAAAACCGCCACCTCCGGGAGCGGCTCGTGA
- the gspH gene encoding type II secretion system minor pseudopilin GspH: protein MEAWHADRACPAAPVVPPDQSPQGGFTLIEILVVLVIIGVVLTFATLSVNPTGPGDRLDTASQRLLALAQDAADESILSGDTIGLQLTDPGYRFIRLTDQGWKVIRSADSPLRPRRLDKDIHLDRINPNGDRSRNKRQVDTLTLPASPIADRQPGEPGAQSRDNAPRNRKLAVPAALFLASGELLPFTLELSADGVKHRFDITGTSNGQIKRRRVAR, encoded by the coding sequence ATGGAGGCTTGGCACGCGGATCGAGCCTGCCCCGCCGCCCCGGTCGTGCCACCGGACCAGTCGCCCCAGGGCGGTTTTACGCTCATCGAGATCCTGGTCGTGCTGGTCATCATCGGCGTGGTGTTGACGTTTGCCACGCTATCGGTGAACCCAACCGGACCGGGCGACCGGCTCGACACCGCATCGCAGCGTCTGCTGGCGCTGGCGCAGGACGCGGCCGACGAATCGATCCTGTCGGGCGACACCATCGGGCTGCAGCTCACCGACCCGGGCTATCGCTTCATCCGGCTGACCGACCAGGGCTGGAAGGTCATTCGCAGCGCAGATTCGCCATTGCGCCCGCGCCGGCTCGACAAGGACATTCATCTCGACCGTATCAACCCCAACGGCGACCGCAGCCGGAACAAGCGGCAGGTCGATACGCTGACCCTGCCGGCATCGCCCATTGCGGATCGCCAGCCCGGCGAGCCTGGCGCGCAGTCCCGGGACAATGCGCCCAGGAACCGGAAGCTGGCCGTGCCTGCCGCGCTGTTTCTCGCCAGCGGTGAACTGCTGCCCTTTACGCTTGAGCTATCGGCCGACGGTGTCAAGCATCGCTTCGACATCACGGGTACATCGAACGGCCAGATCAAACGCAGGCGGGTGGCGCGGTGA
- the gspG gene encoding type II secretion system major pseudopilin GspG codes for MHFSHQRAARRRRQSGFTLIEIMVVVVILGILAAIVVPNIIDRPDVAREAKARQDIKAIDSALKLYRLDNYRYPTTEQGLAALVHKPTSQPVPRNWKSGGYLDSLPTDPWGHVYHYRNPGQHGPIDIYTLGRDNKPGGDGPDADIGNWTLNDNS; via the coding sequence ATGCATTTTTCTCATCAACGCGCCGCCCGCCGGCGTCGACAAAGCGGCTTCACGCTGATCGAGATCATGGTGGTGGTCGTGATTCTGGGCATCCTCGCCGCCATCGTTGTGCCCAATATCATCGATCGACCGGACGTCGCCCGCGAAGCCAAGGCGCGCCAGGACATCAAGGCCATCGATTCGGCACTCAAGCTGTATCGCCTGGACAACTATCGCTATCCGACCACCGAGCAGGGCCTCGCGGCGCTGGTGCACAAGCCCACCAGCCAGCCGGTCCCCCGCAACTGGAAATCGGGCGGCTATCTGGATAGCCTGCCGACCGATCCGTGGGGGCATGTGTATCACTATCGCAATCCCGGTCAGCACGGTCCGATCGATATCTACACCCTCGGCCGCGACAACAAGCCGGGCGGCGACGGTCCGGATGCCGATATCGGCAACTGGACGCTGAACGACAATTCCTAG
- the gspF gene encoding type II secretion system inner membrane protein GspF has translation MGAFEYTALDARGRRKKGVLEGDAARAIRAQLRERGLTPIEVNEVAERAIGASGRSLLSFSRGMSVTELALFTRQLATLAHAGLPMEEALKAVAEQTENERVQKIIVGVRSQVVEGNTFAAALADFPKSFGPLYQATAAAGEQSGHIDEVLNGLADYVEEQQALRQKILAALIYPAFLVVVSIAIVIGLLSTVVPKLVHVFNSVHASLPALTVALIATSDFLRTWGWLLALLLAAAITAFGYGLRRPAFKRRFHAFVLRIPLIGRFARAVNTARFTRTLAILTSSGVPALDAMTIGADVVTNVPMREAIKRAATRVREGDAIHRALQREQLFPAITLHMIANGEMSGELDTMLGRAADHQDREVETIREGVMGILGPAVILAMGGIVLMIVLAVLLPVFNLNQLVK, from the coding sequence ATGGGTGCTTTCGAATACACCGCGCTCGACGCCCGGGGCCGCCGCAAGAAAGGCGTGCTGGAAGGCGACGCCGCGCGTGCCATCCGCGCCCAGCTGCGCGAACGCGGCCTGACGCCGATCGAGGTGAACGAGGTCGCGGAACGCGCCATCGGCGCGTCCGGCCGCTCTCTGTTGTCCTTCTCACGCGGCATGAGCGTGACCGAACTGGCGCTGTTCACCCGCCAGCTGGCCACCCTCGCCCATGCCGGCCTGCCGATGGAAGAAGCGCTCAAGGCGGTGGCCGAGCAGACCGAGAACGAGCGTGTGCAGAAGATCATCGTGGGCGTGCGCTCGCAGGTGGTCGAGGGCAATACCTTCGCCGCCGCGCTGGCCGACTTCCCGAAAAGCTTCGGCCCGCTCTACCAGGCCACGGCCGCGGCCGGCGAACAGTCCGGCCATATCGACGAGGTGCTCAACGGCCTGGCCGACTATGTCGAGGAGCAACAGGCGCTGCGCCAGAAAATCCTGGCCGCGCTCATCTACCCGGCGTTTCTGGTGGTCGTGTCGATCGCGATCGTGATCGGCTTGTTGTCCACGGTCGTGCCCAAGCTGGTGCATGTGTTCAACAGCGTACATGCGAGCCTGCCGGCACTCACCGTGGCGCTGATCGCCACCAGTGATTTCCTGCGCACCTGGGGTTGGCTGCTCGCCCTCCTGCTTGCCGCCGCGATCACGGCCTTTGGCTACGGCCTGCGCCGGCCGGCATTCAAGCGCCGTTTCCATGCGTTCGTGCTGCGCATCCCGCTGATCGGCCGTTTCGCGCGCGCCGTGAATACCGCGCGTTTCACACGGACGCTGGCGATTCTCACCAGCAGCGGCGTGCCGGCACTGGATGCCATGACCATCGGCGCCGACGTGGTGACCAACGTGCCCATGCGCGAAGCGATCAAACGCGCCGCCACCCGCGTGCGCGAAGGCGACGCCATTCATCGGGCGCTGCAGCGAGAACAGCTATTTCCCGCCATCACTCTGCACATGATCGCCAACGGCGAAATGTCCGGCGAGCTCGATACCATGCTCGGCCGGGCCGCCGATCATCAGGACCGCGAGGTCGAGACCATCCGTGAAGGCGTGATGGGCATTCTCGGACCGGCGGTCATTCTCGCCATGGGCGGCATCGTGCTCATGATCGTGCTGGCGGTTCTGTTGCCCGTATTCAATCTCAACCAACTGGTCAAGTGA
- the gspE gene encoding type II secretion system ATPase GspE, with the protein MSNSAESLTLEPIDGEPLGVNADDGTSTAPRLERLSFAFAKRYGIMLGDQDEASVRVIVREPVNAAALLEVRRHTKRRLRVETVAAGAFDAMLQNDYENRDAESSQIVEGMDDDMDLSDAARALSEPADLLESSDDAPIIRLINALLTEAIKENASDIHIEPFESRLTVRFRVDGVLREVLNPPRQLAPRLISRVKVMAKLDIAEKRVPQDGRISVRIAGRPVDVRVSTIPSGTGERVVMRLLDKQAGRLDLPQLGMPENTLAAIDELVHKPHGIILVTGPTGSGKTTTLYAGITRINDRTRNIMTVEDPIEYYLDGIGQTQVNTKVDMSFARGLRAILRQDPDVVMIGEIRDLETAEIAVQASLTGHLVLSTLHTNTAVGAIARLRDMGVEPFLLSSSLIGIMAQRLVRTLCPDCKLPYTADRRECELLKADPDQPPTLHKPGGCEHCNHSGFRGRTGIYELVVIDDELRQMIHEQAAEYALEAQARKATPSIRADGRANVLAGRTTLEEVLRVTREG; encoded by the coding sequence ATGAGCAACAGCGCCGAGTCCCTTACGCTCGAGCCCATCGACGGCGAGCCGCTTGGGGTCAATGCCGATGACGGCACGTCCACAGCGCCGCGGCTGGAGCGGCTGTCGTTCGCCTTCGCCAAGCGCTACGGCATCATGCTCGGCGACCAGGACGAGGCCAGCGTGCGCGTGATCGTGCGCGAGCCGGTCAATGCCGCCGCGCTACTGGAAGTCCGTCGGCATACCAAACGCCGGCTACGGGTCGAAACCGTTGCCGCCGGCGCCTTCGATGCGATGCTGCAGAACGATTACGAAAACCGCGACGCCGAATCCAGCCAGATCGTCGAGGGCATGGATGACGACATGGATCTGTCGGATGCCGCGCGCGCGCTGTCCGAGCCGGCCGATCTGCTCGAGTCCTCGGACGATGCGCCGATCATCCGGCTGATCAACGCCCTGCTCACCGAGGCGATCAAGGAAAACGCGTCGGATATCCATATCGAGCCCTTCGAATCGCGCCTGACCGTACGCTTTCGCGTCGACGGCGTGCTGCGTGAAGTGCTGAACCCGCCGCGCCAGCTCGCGCCCCGGCTGATCTCGCGCGTCAAGGTGATGGCCAAGCTCGACATCGCGGAAAAACGCGTACCGCAGGACGGGCGCATTTCGGTTCGCATCGCCGGCCGGCCGGTCGACGTGCGCGTGTCGACCATTCCGTCGGGCACCGGCGAGCGTGTGGTCATGCGCCTGCTCGACAAACAGGCCGGCCGGCTCGATCTGCCGCAGCTCGGCATGCCCGAGAACACGCTTGCCGCGATCGACGAACTCGTGCACAAACCGCACGGCATCATCCTGGTCACCGGCCCGACCGGCTCGGGCAAGACCACCACGCTGTATGCCGGTATCACCCGTATCAACGATCGCACGCGCAACATCATGACGGTCGAGGATCCGATCGAGTACTACCTCGACGGCATCGGCCAGACCCAGGTCAACACCAAGGTCGACATGAGCTTCGCGCGCGGGCTGCGCGCGATCCTGCGCCAGGACCCGGACGTGGTCATGATCGGCGAGATCCGCGACCTGGAAACCGCCGAGATCGCGGTTCAGGCGTCGCTGACGGGGCATCTGGTGCTCTCCACGCTGCATACCAACACCGCCGTCGGCGCGATCGCGCGGCTGCGCGACATGGGCGTGGAGCCATTCTTATTATCGTCCTCGCTGATCGGCATCATGGCCCAGCGGCTGGTGCGTACGCTCTGCCCCGATTGCAAGCTGCCCTACACCGCGGATCGCCGTGAGTGCGAACTGCTCAAGGCCGATCCGGATCAGCCGCCGACATTGCACAAACCCGGCGGCTGCGAACACTGCAACCATTCCGGTTTCCGCGGACGGACCGGGATCTACGAACTGGTGGTGATCGATGACGAACTGCGACAGATGATCCATGAACAGGCTGCGGAGTACGCACTCGAAGCCCAGGCCCGCAAGGCCACGCCCAGCATTCGCGCGGACGGCCGCGCCAACGTACTGGCGGGCCGGACCACGCTCGAGGAAGTACTGCGCGTGACCCGCGAAGGCTAG
- the gspD gene encoding type II secretion system secretin GspD: MKSTPHRVGAAICLFILMFAPVAALAQNATPAGIKSDGSDDSFTLNLKDADITTLIATVSEVTGRNFIVDPRVKGKVTVLSNQPMTPAELYQTFLSVLDVHGFAAVRSGEVTKIIPQIKAKQDGGFGRAGGAANEDMVTKVIHVNNVPADQLVPILRPLVPQYGHLAAYSASNSLVISDREANVQRLTQIVHRIDANGSSSVDQVHLSNANASDVADAIHKLQGNNKKNASSSVVALNRTNSVLISGTAAERGKLRRIIHNMDAKSQESGDTAVIYLNYADAETLAPVLQAYATGQSYSSGNSRNRGLSNMGGSGFGNSDNGSNSGSSLGGTSPIQRGGSGSGSTVQGISGSSSKSDIAVIAEAGANALIIHAPADKMGKIKHIISKLDIRRGQVLVEGIIAEIGIQQSKKLGINIAALKKGGPAAASILSSGTLSAVTQAAANGTPLNLIQQGLNVALGSTNGEVNFALLVNALSNNVDTNVLSTPSLITRDNEEAQIKVGQKVPFVTGSYTSGTSGVGNGNNPFQTINREDVGLQLAFIPQISAGNTIQLTIDEEVSSIAPSAQQTTNAGLITNSRTLQTAVEVQNGQILVLGGLIDNNVQVTHNQVPVLGDIPILGSLFRFNAVDRNKRNLLNFIRPTILRGDGESNRYSAAKYKYLRHLQMQQSRKRLPLMKGNERPQLPKMQNFSGGSHTGVQPKDNGSSPTGKRRGDQFSD; this comes from the coding sequence ATGAAATCGACGCCGCATCGGGTCGGAGCCGCGATTTGCCTGTTCATCCTCATGTTCGCGCCGGTCGCCGCGCTGGCCCAGAACGCGACACCGGCCGGCATCAAGAGCGACGGCAGTGATGATTCGTTCACGCTGAATCTCAAGGATGCCGACATCACCACGCTGATCGCGACGGTCAGCGAGGTGACCGGCCGTAACTTCATCGTCGACCCGCGCGTCAAGGGCAAGGTGACCGTGCTGTCGAACCAGCCGATGACGCCGGCCGAGTTGTATCAGACCTTCCTCTCGGTGCTGGACGTGCATGGCTTTGCCGCCGTGCGCTCGGGCGAGGTGACCAAGATCATTCCGCAGATCAAGGCCAAGCAGGATGGCGGTTTCGGCCGCGCGGGCGGCGCCGCGAACGAAGACATGGTCACCAAGGTCATCCACGTCAACAACGTGCCGGCCGATCAGCTGGTGCCGATTCTGCGCCCGCTGGTGCCGCAGTACGGCCATCTGGCGGCCTATTCGGCGTCGAACTCACTGGTGATCTCGGACCGCGAGGCGAATGTGCAGCGTCTGACGCAGATCGTGCATCGCATCGACGCCAATGGCTCGTCCAGCGTCGATCAAGTGCATCTGTCGAATGCCAATGCTTCCGACGTCGCCGATGCGATTCACAAGCTGCAGGGCAACAACAAGAAGAACGCCAGTTCGAGCGTTGTGGCGCTGAACCGTACCAATAGCGTCCTGATCTCCGGCACGGCCGCCGAGCGCGGCAAGCTCCGTCGCATTATCCACAACATGGACGCCAAGTCGCAGGAATCCGGCGACACGGCGGTCATCTATCTCAACTACGCCGATGCGGAGACGCTCGCCCCCGTGCTGCAGGCCTACGCCACCGGGCAGAGCTACTCCTCCGGCAACTCGCGTAATCGCGGCCTGAGCAACATGGGCGGCAGCGGTTTCGGCAACAGCGACAACGGCAGCAACAGTGGCAGTTCGCTGGGCGGCACCAGCCCGATCCAGCGCGGCGGCTCGGGTTCTGGCAGCACCGTTCAGGGTATTTCCGGGTCCAGCAGCAAAAGCGATATCGCCGTGATCGCCGAAGCCGGCGCCAACGCGCTCATCATTCATGCCCCGGCCGACAAGATGGGCAAGATCAAGCACATCATCTCCAAGCTGGATATCCGGCGCGGGCAGGTGCTGGTCGAGGGCATCATCGCCGAAATCGGGATCCAGCAGTCGAAGAAGCTCGGTATCAATATCGCCGCCCTCAAGAAAGGCGGGCCGGCGGCGGCCAGCATCCTGAGCTCCGGCACGCTCTCGGCCGTGACCCAGGCTGCCGCCAACGGCACCCCGCTCAACCTGATCCAGCAGGGGCTCAACGTGGCTCTCGGCAGCACCAACGGCGAAGTCAATTTCGCGCTGCTGGTCAACGCGCTGTCGAACAATGTCGACACCAACGTGCTGTCGACGCCGTCGCTGATCACGCGCGATAACGAGGAGGCACAGATCAAGGTCGGGCAGAAGGTGCCGTTCGTCACCGGCAGTTATACCAGCGGCACGTCCGGCGTCGGCAACGGCAACAACCCCTTCCAGACCATCAACCGGGAGGATGTCGGTCTCCAGCTCGCCTTCATTCCGCAGATCAGCGCCGGCAACACCATTCAGCTGACGATCGACGAGGAAGTCTCGTCGATTGCGCCCAGCGCGCAACAGACGACCAACGCCGGCCTGATCACCAACAGCCGCACGTTGCAGACGGCGGTCGAGGTCCAGAACGGCCAGATCCTGGTGCTGGGCGGCCTGATCGACAACAATGTCCAGGTCACGCACAACCAGGTGCCCGTGCTCGGCGATATCCCGATACTGGGCTCCCTGTTCCGTTTTAATGCGGTCGATCGCAACAAGCGCAATCTGTTGAACTTCATCCGCCCGACGATCCTGCGTGGCGACGGCGAATCCAACCGCTACAGCGCCGCGAAGTACAAATATCTGCGCCATCTGCAGATGCAGCAGTCGCGCAAACGTCTGCCGCTGATGAAAGGCAACGAGCGCCCGCAACTGCCGAAGATGCAGAATTTCAGCGGCGGCTCGCACACCGGCGTACAGCCCAAGGACAACGGCTCGTCGCCGACGGGTAAGCGGCGTGGCGATCAGTTCTCGGATTAG
- the gspC gene encoding type II secretion system protein GspC yields the protein MAMELSHAARRWALRAPDIANLVLVALIALALARLFWLVWPEPGAHALAPRAANDSSRAASSQTIDIDAIASAHLFGEQPSPNAKADKVKQIKAPETHLNLVLTGIVSDSRGDRSRALIKDPKGKQDSYKVGEQIVSGVKLHAIYADRVILDRSGHYETLTLESIKKVRALTGIKRSQLPTASRSHNSSGSTATASGAASRTVSGAVADRIGAIRKEILSNPATASHYIRLRPARRNGNLVGYRVYPGADKSLFNKVGLKRGELVTAINGKPLNNPAASLRLLGSLAHASTATVTVQDDSGQSRTIRIDLQ from the coding sequence ATGGCCATGGAACTGTCCCACGCTGCGCGTCGCTGGGCGCTGCGCGCCCCCGATATTGCCAATCTCGTACTGGTTGCGTTGATCGCGTTGGCGCTCGCGCGTCTGTTCTGGCTGGTGTGGCCCGAACCGGGCGCGCACGCCCTCGCCCCGCGCGCTGCAAATGACAGCAGCCGGGCGGCATCGAGCCAGACGATCGACATCGACGCCATTGCCAGCGCCCACCTGTTCGGCGAGCAGCCGTCGCCGAACGCCAAGGCCGACAAGGTCAAACAGATCAAGGCGCCGGAGACACATCTCAACCTGGTGCTCACGGGCATTGTCTCCGACAGCCGCGGCGATCGCTCGCGGGCACTGATCAAGGACCCCAAGGGCAAGCAGGACAGTTACAAGGTGGGCGAGCAGATCGTATCCGGCGTCAAGCTGCACGCCATCTATGCCGATCGCGTCATTCTGGATCGCAGCGGCCACTACGAGACACTGACACTGGAGAGCATCAAGAAAGTGCGCGCGTTGACCGGCATCAAGCGCAGTCAGTTGCCGACGGCTTCGAGGTCGCACAACTCGTCGGGCTCGACGGCAACGGCTAGCGGCGCGGCATCGCGAACGGTCTCTGGCGCAGTCGCGGATCGCATCGGCGCGATTCGCAAGGAGATCCTGTCGAACCCGGCGACCGCGTCGCACTATATTCGCTTGCGGCCCGCCCGGCGAAACGGCAATCTCGTGGGCTATCGGGTTTATCCGGGGGCGGATAAATCCTTGTTTAACAAAGTAGGACTTAAACGTGGGGAACTCGTGACCGCGATCAACGGCAAGCCACTGAACAACCCGGCGGCCTCATTGCGGCTGCTCGGCAGCCTCGCGCACGCTTCGACGGCCACGGTGACCGTGCAAGACGACTCGGGTCAGAGCCGGACCATTCGGATCGATCTGCAATGA